From one Lycium barbarum isolate Lr01 chromosome 6, ASM1917538v2, whole genome shotgun sequence genomic stretch:
- the LOC132645017 gene encoding uncharacterized protein LOC132645017, whose protein sequence is MDHRSSIEREGSVHLEINGMLSLTESGGPTIFEPQTQSPIETKNSSTTNSVSPKRRAVRAPEKKITLFALRLAVLEKAATGLGTLGFIWATVVLLGGFAITLDTTDFWVITTILLIEGTRIFSRSHELEWQHQATWSIADVGISSFRAIKSSTRTIIQAAKAIFKPISDVTKAAIARDSLQTTRGKWDKKRVPTRIWTSSEVPLIPYARWMFIARNVSKMLYWLQILSATACLVLSLMKLVLRNFGEVSKGDTDKRNRKSALLIFYSLAFTEALLFLLEKAYWEWKINFCRLLEEVNKECELGPSGMTSVRRFFYDAYSRCVNGSIFDGLKMDMVSFSMELLASSSPDEQLIGAQILRKFATSPRFCDDTLQKIGTNIIVMERLVEMLNWKDIQEEELRLSAAEVISNLTGKKQNSLRVAGIPGAMESISSLLQISRDPTGASDEICEKRIIFDNENYGFWTFNHLGLLILKKLARDHDNCGKIGNTRGLLPKIIEFTQAGERLLRDELATPTQILTLKRSLQVVKMLASTAGATGKELRKDISEIVFSISNIRDLLKYGERHPTLQHLGIDILRSLGLEEDATERIGGTGGVLKELCNIFLKEEAMPHHHGHVRSAAGEALAMLALESKNNCHRILKLKVTGKLVEALEVPLLRINAARILRNLCVYSGSGYFEELRELAAAGPTILKAIMTEEHKLQEVMMGLGAHIFKFVTPEESSIMFQRAKIQEAELAEKLVEILRKHQHPSIKVPRIRRFVIELAIWMMRDNRINIQVLRNLGMEMELEYVIETTSELESFNVFSGTVGMNRHSVTIHSQVDTAMKLLAGETE, encoded by the exons atggATCATAGATCATCGATAGAGCGCGAAGGAAGTGTTCATCTAGAGATAAATGGTATGTTGAGTCTCACAGAAAGTGGTGGTCCAACAATCTTTGAACCTCAAACTCAAAGTCCAATTGAGACAAAGAACAGCAGCACAACAAATTCTGTTTCTCCGAAAAGGCGAGCTGTTCGTGCACCGGAGAAAAAGATTACCCTTTTTGCTCTAAGGCTAGCAGTGTTAGAAAAAGCAGCAACTGGACTAGGAACACTTGGTTTCATATGGGCAACAGTTGTTCTTCTTGGTGGCTTTGCTATCACTTTGGACACAACAGATTTTTGGGTCATAACCACTATTTTGTTGATTGAAGGAACAAGAATTTTTAGCAGAAGTCATGAGCTTGAGTGGCAACATCAAGCAACATGGTCTATTGCTGATGTCGGAATCAGCAGCTTTCGCGCGATTAAATCCAGCACAAGAACCATTATTCAAGCTGCAAAAGCAATTTTCAAGCCTATTTCTGATGTTACAAAGGCTGCAATCGCAAGGGATTCACTACAGACAACTCGCGGTAAATGGGACAAGAAGAGGGTCCCAACTCGAATATGGACTAGTTCGGAGGTTCCTCTGATTCCATATGCGCGATGGATGTTCATAGCAAGAAATGTTAGTAAGATGCTTTACTGGCTCCAAATATTATCTGCAACAGCATGTTTGGTACTATCATTGATGAAGCTTGTCTTGAGGAATTTTGGTGAAGTGTCCAAAGGAGATACCGACAAGAGGAACAGGAAAAGCGcgctacttatattctactcccTCGCGTTCACGGAGGCATTGCTTTTTCTCTTGGAAAAAGCCTACTGGGAATGGAAGATCAACTTTTGTAGACTATTGGAGGAGGTGAACAAAGAGTGTGAATTGGGGCCATCAG GTATGACTTCTGTCAGAAGGTTCTTTTATGATGCTTATTCAAGATGTGTTAATGGGAGCATATTTGATGGTCTTAAGATGGATATGGTATCATTTTCTATGGAACTCTTAGCCTCTAGCTCACCTGATGAACAGCTCATCGGTGCTCAAATCTTGAGAAAGTTTGCTACCAGTCCACGGTTTTGTGATGACACCCTTCAGAAGATTGGTACAAACATAATAGTAATGGAGAGGTTGGTTGAGATGCTGAATTGGAAAGACATCCAAGAAGAAGAGTTAAGGCTATCAGCAGCAGAGGTCATATCAAACCTTACTGGTAAAAAGCAAAATTCTCTTCGTGTTGCGGGTATACCTGGTGCTATGGAGTCCATATCTTCACTTCTCCAAATCAGCAGGGACCCTACTGGAGCAAGTGATGAAATTTGTGAAAAGAGGATAATCTTTGACAATGAAAACTATGGATTTTGGACATTCAACCATTTGGGGCTCCTCATTCTGAAGAAACTTGCTCGTGACCACGATAACTGTGGAAAGATAGGAAATACTAGAGGTCTTCTGCCCAAGATTATAGAGTTCACACAAGCAGGAGAGAGATTACTAAGAGATGAATTAGCAACACCAACACAAATATTGACACTAAAACGATCTCTCCAGGTTGTGAAGATGCTGGCTAGCACAGCAGGTGCGACAGGTAAAGAGCTAAGGAAAGATATTTCAGAAATAGTTTTCAGCATTAGCAATATCAGGGACTTATTGAAATATGGGGAGAGACACCCTACTTTGCAACACTTGGGAATAGATATCTTGAGAAGTTTGGGATTGGAGGAAGATGCAACAGAGAGAATTGGAGGCACGGGCGGAGTCCTTAAGGAGTTGTGCAATATCTTTCTCAAGGAGGAGGCCATGCCTCATCATCATGGCCATGTAAGAAGTGCAGCAGGAGAAGCACTAGCTATGCTGGCACTTGAAAGCAAGAACAATTGCCATAGGATATTGAAACTGAAGGTGACTGGAAAGCTTGTCGAAGCATTGGAAGTTCCATTGCTTCGAATAAATGCAGCAAGAATCTTGAGAAACTTGTGTGTCTACAGTGGATCAGGTTACTTTGAAGAATTGAGGGAGCTTGCTGCTGCTGGACCAACT ATACTCAAAGCAATCATGACAGAGGAACACAAGTTACAGGAAGTAATGATGGGACTAGGGGCACATATATTCAAGTTTGTAACACCAGAAGAATCAAGCATCATGTTCCAGAGAGCGAAAATTCAAGAAGCTGAATTGGCTGAAAAACTTGTTGAGATTCTGAGGAAGCATCAGCATCCATCAATTAAGGTTCCAAGAATTAGGAGATTTGTCATAGAGTTGGCTATCTGGATGATGAGAGATAATAGAATAAACATTCAAGTGTTGAGAAATCTGGGAATGGAGATGGAGCTTGAGTACGTCATAGAAACAACATCGGAGCTAGAGAGCTTTAATGTTTTCTCAGGAACAGTTGGAATGAATCGACACAGCGTGACAATCCACTCACAGGTTGATACTGCAATGAAGTTGTTGGCTGGTGAAACGGAATAA
- the LOC132645018 gene encoding uncharacterized protein LOC132645018 isoform X1, whose protein sequence is MEQLVNFIIRPPRAEYDPKNDLLDEEFMLKGKWYQRKDLEVKNSRDDVLKCSHYMPLIRPEGKPLPCVIYCHGNSGCRADASEAAIILLPLNITVFTLDFSGSGLSGGEHVTLGWNEKDDLRAVVEYLRTDGNVSLIGLWGRSMGAVTCLMYGAEDPSIAGMVLDSPFSDLVDLMMELVDTYKIRLPKFTVKFAIQYMRRTVQKKAKFDITELNTIKVAKSCFVPVLLGHAVDDDFIQPHHSDRVFDAYMGDKNIIKFDGDHNSPRPQFYFDSISIFFNNVLQPPEVEGGAAFFDMRQDYFGQGSWSTVHDVDYMEDVHDVAAAPTSSTEDVIKQVRSKRPMSRTEVPSDMAAQDNQTEDQEEGTGTDCAPSSSKMISFELSNGDPLGPNVPASIDDDDYVEYPLDNMADFPSNVEEEERMLMKAVLESLKDLEVKPAPAEQASSNVVKELPQPLQDTRESSSTVKQCNPSKEISASAVVVNVHNSDTKVQVPGTEKASVTPANSTSSAKEVERNGASHRETSVSNQSSSSVDTVDGTKATVTVVKNPTSNVIDGLWRRWDLNFFKNR, encoded by the exons ATGGAGCAACTTGTTAACTTTATTATTAGACCCCCAAG GGCTGAGTATGATCCTAAAAATGATCTACTAGATGAAGAATTCATGCTTAAAGGGAAATGGTACCAAAGGAAGGATCTAGAG GTTAAAAATAGTAGGGATGATGTTCTTAAATGTAGCCATTATATGCCTCTTATTCGTCCAGAAGGAAAGCCACTGCCTTGTGTAATTTACTGTCATGGAAACAG CGGTTGTAGAGCAGATGCCAGTGaagctgctattattttattGCCCTTAAACATAACTGTTTTCACCCTTGACTTTTCTGGATCTGGTCTTTCTGGAGGAGAGCACGTTACATTGGGGTGGAATGAA AAGGATGATCTCAGAGCTGTGGTTGAATATCTTCGGACAGATGGCAATGTTTCTTTGATTGGCTTGTGGGGTCGTTCAATGGGTGCTGTTACTTG CCTCATGTACGGTGCTGAGGATCCATCCATTGCTGGAATGGTTTTAGACAGTCCCTTCTCCGATTTGGTTGATTTGATGATGGAACTTGTAGACACTTACAAAATCCGGCTGCCCAAGTTCACT GTAAAGTTTGCAATCCAATATATGCGCAGAACAGTTCAGAAAAAGGCAAAGTTTGACATAACTGAGTTGAACACAATTAAG GTTGCAAAGTCATGCTTTGTCCCTGTTTTACTGGGTCATGCtgttgatgatgattttataCAGCCCCATCACTCTGATCGTGTATTTGATGCTTACATG GGGGACAAGAATATTATAAAATTTGATGGTGATCACAACTCTCCGCGCCCACAGTTTTATTTTGATTCTATAAGTATCTTTTTCAACAATGTTTTGCAACCACCAGAGGTTGAAGGTGGGGCTGCATTCTTTGACATGCGACAAGATTATTTTGGCCAG GGCAGTTGGAGTACAGTCCATGACGTGGACTATATGGAGGATGTCCATGATG TTGCAGCTGCACCGACTAGTAGCACTGAAGATGTAATAAAGCAGGTTCGCTCCAAAAGACCCATGAGTCGGACAGAG GTCCCTTCTGACATGGCTGCTCAGGATAACCAGACTGAAGATCAG gaAGAAGGTACTGGAACCGACTGTGCCCCATCATCTTCAAAGATGATCAGCTTTGAACTTTCCAATGGTGACCCATTGGGTCCCAATGTTCCTGCATCAATAGATGATGATGACTATGTAGAATACCCACTTGATAATATGGCAGATTTTCCAAGTAATGTAGAGGAAGAAGAAAGG ATGTTAATGAAAGCAGTACTCGAGTCTTTAAAGGACTTGGAGGTTAAACCTGCTCCTGCAGAACAAGCGTCCTCAAATGTGGTCAAAGAACTTCCTCAACCTTTGCAGGACACTAGAGAGTCGTCGTCTACCGTAAAGCAATGTAACCCCTCAAAAGAAATTAGTGCTAGTGCCGTAGTTGTTAATGTGCACAATTCAGACACCAAAGTCCAAGTTCCAGGTACTGAAAAAGCATCAGTAACTCCAGCTAATAGCACTTCATCAGCGAAAGAAGTGGAACGCAATGGAGCTTCTCATCGTGAGACGTCTGTTAGCAATCAAAGTTCGTCTAGTGTTGACACGGTTGATGGTACTAAAGCCACTGTGACTGTTGTAAAGAACCCAACAAGTAATGTGATAGATGGATTGTGGCGTCGTTGGGATCTCAATTTCTTCAAGAATAGATAA
- the LOC132645018 gene encoding uncharacterized protein LOC132645018 isoform X3, with translation MPLIRPEGKPLPCVIYCHGNSGCRADASEAAIILLPLNITVFTLDFSGSGLSGGEHVTLGWNEKDDLRAVVEYLRTDGNVSLIGLWGRSMGAVTCLMYGAEDPSIAGMVLDSPFSDLVDLMMELVDTYKIRLPKFTVKFAIQYMRRTVQKKAKFDITELNTIKVAKSCFVPVLLGHAVDDDFIQPHHSDRVFDAYMGDKNIIKFDGDHNSPRPQFYFDSISIFFNNVLQPPEVEGGAAFFDMRQDYFGQGSWSTVHDVDYMEDVHDVAAAPTSSTEDVIKQVRSKRPMSRTEVPSDMAAQDNQTEDQEEGTGTDCAPSSSKMISFELSNGDPLGPNVPASIDDDDYVEYPLDNMADFPSNVEEEERMLMKAVLESLKDLEVKPAPAEQASSNVVKELPQPLQDTRESSSTVKQCNPSKEISASAVVVNVHNSDTKVQVPGTEKASVTPANSTSSAKEVERNGASHRETSVSNQSSSSVDTVDGTKATVTVVKNPTSNVIDGLWRRWDLNFFKNR, from the exons ATGCCTCTTATTCGTCCAGAAGGAAAGCCACTGCCTTGTGTAATTTACTGTCATGGAAACAG CGGTTGTAGAGCAGATGCCAGTGaagctgctattattttattGCCCTTAAACATAACTGTTTTCACCCTTGACTTTTCTGGATCTGGTCTTTCTGGAGGAGAGCACGTTACATTGGGGTGGAATGAA AAGGATGATCTCAGAGCTGTGGTTGAATATCTTCGGACAGATGGCAATGTTTCTTTGATTGGCTTGTGGGGTCGTTCAATGGGTGCTGTTACTTG CCTCATGTACGGTGCTGAGGATCCATCCATTGCTGGAATGGTTTTAGACAGTCCCTTCTCCGATTTGGTTGATTTGATGATGGAACTTGTAGACACTTACAAAATCCGGCTGCCCAAGTTCACT GTAAAGTTTGCAATCCAATATATGCGCAGAACAGTTCAGAAAAAGGCAAAGTTTGACATAACTGAGTTGAACACAATTAAG GTTGCAAAGTCATGCTTTGTCCCTGTTTTACTGGGTCATGCtgttgatgatgattttataCAGCCCCATCACTCTGATCGTGTATTTGATGCTTACATG GGGGACAAGAATATTATAAAATTTGATGGTGATCACAACTCTCCGCGCCCACAGTTTTATTTTGATTCTATAAGTATCTTTTTCAACAATGTTTTGCAACCACCAGAGGTTGAAGGTGGGGCTGCATTCTTTGACATGCGACAAGATTATTTTGGCCAG GGCAGTTGGAGTACAGTCCATGACGTGGACTATATGGAGGATGTCCATGATG TTGCAGCTGCACCGACTAGTAGCACTGAAGATGTAATAAAGCAGGTTCGCTCCAAAAGACCCATGAGTCGGACAGAG GTCCCTTCTGACATGGCTGCTCAGGATAACCAGACTGAAGATCAG gaAGAAGGTACTGGAACCGACTGTGCCCCATCATCTTCAAAGATGATCAGCTTTGAACTTTCCAATGGTGACCCATTGGGTCCCAATGTTCCTGCATCAATAGATGATGATGACTATGTAGAATACCCACTTGATAATATGGCAGATTTTCCAAGTAATGTAGAGGAAGAAGAAAGG ATGTTAATGAAAGCAGTACTCGAGTCTTTAAAGGACTTGGAGGTTAAACCTGCTCCTGCAGAACAAGCGTCCTCAAATGTGGTCAAAGAACTTCCTCAACCTTTGCAGGACACTAGAGAGTCGTCGTCTACCGTAAAGCAATGTAACCCCTCAAAAGAAATTAGTGCTAGTGCCGTAGTTGTTAATGTGCACAATTCAGACACCAAAGTCCAAGTTCCAGGTACTGAAAAAGCATCAGTAACTCCAGCTAATAGCACTTCATCAGCGAAAGAAGTGGAACGCAATGGAGCTTCTCATCGTGAGACGTCTGTTAGCAATCAAAGTTCGTCTAGTGTTGACACGGTTGATGGTACTAAAGCCACTGTGACTGTTGTAAAGAACCCAACAAGTAATGTGATAGATGGATTGTGGCGTCGTTGGGATCTCAATTTCTTCAAGAATAGATAA
- the LOC132645018 gene encoding uncharacterized protein LOC132645018 isoform X2, whose product MEQLVNFIIRPPRAEYDPKNDLLDEEFMLKGKWYQRKDLEVKNSRDDVLKCSHYMPLIRPEGKPLPCVIYCHGNSGCRADASEAAIILLPLNITVFTLDFSGSGLSGGEHVTLGWNEKDDLRAVVEYLRTDGNVSLIGLWGRSMGAVTCLMYGAEDPSIAGMVLDSPFSDLVDLMMELVDTYKIRLPKFTVAKSCFVPVLLGHAVDDDFIQPHHSDRVFDAYMGDKNIIKFDGDHNSPRPQFYFDSISIFFNNVLQPPEVEGGAAFFDMRQDYFGQGSWSTVHDVDYMEDVHDVAAAPTSSTEDVIKQVRSKRPMSRTEVPSDMAAQDNQTEDQEEGTGTDCAPSSSKMISFELSNGDPLGPNVPASIDDDDYVEYPLDNMADFPSNVEEEERMLMKAVLESLKDLEVKPAPAEQASSNVVKELPQPLQDTRESSSTVKQCNPSKEISASAVVVNVHNSDTKVQVPGTEKASVTPANSTSSAKEVERNGASHRETSVSNQSSSSVDTVDGTKATVTVVKNPTSNVIDGLWRRWDLNFFKNR is encoded by the exons ATGGAGCAACTTGTTAACTTTATTATTAGACCCCCAAG GGCTGAGTATGATCCTAAAAATGATCTACTAGATGAAGAATTCATGCTTAAAGGGAAATGGTACCAAAGGAAGGATCTAGAG GTTAAAAATAGTAGGGATGATGTTCTTAAATGTAGCCATTATATGCCTCTTATTCGTCCAGAAGGAAAGCCACTGCCTTGTGTAATTTACTGTCATGGAAACAG CGGTTGTAGAGCAGATGCCAGTGaagctgctattattttattGCCCTTAAACATAACTGTTTTCACCCTTGACTTTTCTGGATCTGGTCTTTCTGGAGGAGAGCACGTTACATTGGGGTGGAATGAA AAGGATGATCTCAGAGCTGTGGTTGAATATCTTCGGACAGATGGCAATGTTTCTTTGATTGGCTTGTGGGGTCGTTCAATGGGTGCTGTTACTTG CCTCATGTACGGTGCTGAGGATCCATCCATTGCTGGAATGGTTTTAGACAGTCCCTTCTCCGATTTGGTTGATTTGATGATGGAACTTGTAGACACTTACAAAATCCGGCTGCCCAAGTTCACT GTTGCAAAGTCATGCTTTGTCCCTGTTTTACTGGGTCATGCtgttgatgatgattttataCAGCCCCATCACTCTGATCGTGTATTTGATGCTTACATG GGGGACAAGAATATTATAAAATTTGATGGTGATCACAACTCTCCGCGCCCACAGTTTTATTTTGATTCTATAAGTATCTTTTTCAACAATGTTTTGCAACCACCAGAGGTTGAAGGTGGGGCTGCATTCTTTGACATGCGACAAGATTATTTTGGCCAG GGCAGTTGGAGTACAGTCCATGACGTGGACTATATGGAGGATGTCCATGATG TTGCAGCTGCACCGACTAGTAGCACTGAAGATGTAATAAAGCAGGTTCGCTCCAAAAGACCCATGAGTCGGACAGAG GTCCCTTCTGACATGGCTGCTCAGGATAACCAGACTGAAGATCAG gaAGAAGGTACTGGAACCGACTGTGCCCCATCATCTTCAAAGATGATCAGCTTTGAACTTTCCAATGGTGACCCATTGGGTCCCAATGTTCCTGCATCAATAGATGATGATGACTATGTAGAATACCCACTTGATAATATGGCAGATTTTCCAAGTAATGTAGAGGAAGAAGAAAGG ATGTTAATGAAAGCAGTACTCGAGTCTTTAAAGGACTTGGAGGTTAAACCTGCTCCTGCAGAACAAGCGTCCTCAAATGTGGTCAAAGAACTTCCTCAACCTTTGCAGGACACTAGAGAGTCGTCGTCTACCGTAAAGCAATGTAACCCCTCAAAAGAAATTAGTGCTAGTGCCGTAGTTGTTAATGTGCACAATTCAGACACCAAAGTCCAAGTTCCAGGTACTGAAAAAGCATCAGTAACTCCAGCTAATAGCACTTCATCAGCGAAAGAAGTGGAACGCAATGGAGCTTCTCATCGTGAGACGTCTGTTAGCAATCAAAGTTCGTCTAGTGTTGACACGGTTGATGGTACTAAAGCCACTGTGACTGTTGTAAAGAACCCAACAAGTAATGTGATAGATGGATTGTGGCGTCGTTGGGATCTCAATTTCTTCAAGAATAGATAA